The Phycisphaeraceae bacterium genome has a window encoding:
- the murJ gene encoding murein biosynthesis integral membrane protein MurJ: protein MSDRFETNARTVTLLTLVSRVTGLARDAALARLFGISAIMDAFWFAFMVPNLFRRLFGEGALSAAFLPEYTRLDRDDPAMARRLATLTIGGMALALGGVTIVGEILLWALSTRHEHGHDALRLMMVMLPYMPLVCLVAIMGAMLQVHGRFGPTAAAPIVLNLFLVGAAMGYALLRPDDTGGRGHVMIVSISVLLAGVAQVTWSLAALRRWKWWVGSWAQAREAMASMRRVLGQAWPMFIGLGVLQVNVFLDDLIASYPTTVGPTIFGIDFPLQEGALTAVNNAQRLYEFPLGVFGIAVATAIFPALARVNHDAARFADILRRGLRLVMFIGLPASAGLMLVREPLTAVIYQGAQFTAEDTRRVAFVLMGYAPAIWAYSMTHTLTRAFYARGDSMTPVKVAIGMVGLNLALNLSLIFTPLREAGLAWSTAICSIVQVLILLRLTRRYAAHVIDRCVLTSWARTAGATAVMAGAVWSVSLLLPAGPHGWGVTALHLLVLVGVGGAVVAGLARVMGMAELGWAMGRAA from the coding sequence ATGTCCGACCGCTTCGAGACCAACGCGAGAACCGTGACCCTGCTGACGCTCGTCAGCCGCGTGACGGGTCTGGCCCGCGACGCGGCGCTGGCGCGGCTGTTCGGCATCAGCGCCATCATGGACGCCTTCTGGTTCGCCTTCATGGTGCCCAACCTGTTCCGGCGGCTGTTCGGCGAAGGCGCGCTCTCCGCGGCCTTTCTGCCCGAGTACACGCGGCTGGATCGTGATGACCCCGCCATGGCCCGACGCCTGGCGACGCTCACCATCGGCGGCATGGCGCTGGCGCTGGGCGGCGTGACGATCGTCGGCGAGATCCTGCTGTGGGCGCTGTCAACACGCCACGAGCACGGACACGACGCCCTGCGCCTGATGATGGTCATGCTGCCCTACATGCCGCTGGTGTGCCTGGTGGCGATCATGGGCGCCATGCTGCAGGTGCATGGCCGGTTCGGGCCGACCGCCGCGGCCCCGATCGTGCTCAACCTGTTCCTGGTCGGCGCGGCGATGGGCTACGCGCTGCTGCGACCGGACGACACGGGCGGGCGCGGACACGTGATGATCGTGTCGATCTCGGTGCTGCTCGCGGGCGTGGCGCAGGTGACCTGGTCGCTTGCGGCGCTGCGCCGATGGAAGTGGTGGGTGGGCTCGTGGGCGCAGGCGCGCGAGGCGATGGCGTCGATGCGCCGCGTGCTCGGGCAGGCATGGCCCATGTTCATCGGGCTGGGCGTGCTGCAGGTCAACGTGTTTCTGGACGACCTGATCGCCAGTTACCCGACCACCGTGGGGCCGACGATCTTCGGCATCGACTTTCCGCTCCAGGAAGGCGCGCTCACCGCGGTCAACAACGCGCAGCGTCTGTATGAGTTTCCCCTCGGCGTGTTCGGCATCGCGGTGGCGACGGCGATCTTCCCCGCGCTGGCACGCGTCAACCACGATGCGGCGCGGTTCGCCGACATCCTGCGCCGCGGCTTGCGGCTGGTGATGTTCATCGGGCTGCCCGCCAGCGCGGGGCTGATGCTGGTGCGCGAGCCGCTCACCGCGGTGATCTACCAGGGGGCGCAGTTCACCGCCGAGGACACCCGCCGCGTCGCCTTCGTGCTGATGGGCTACGCCCCGGCGATCTGGGCGTACTCGATGACGCACACGCTCACACGTGCGTTCTACGCGCGGGGCGACTCGATGACGCCCGTCAAGGTGGCGATCGGCATGGTGGGGCTGAACCTGGCGCTCAACCTGTCGCTCATCTTCACGCCGCTGCGGGAAGCCGGGCTGGCGTGGTCCACGGCGATCTGCTCGATCGTGCAGGTGCTGATCCTGCTGCGGCTGACGCGCCGCTACGCGGCGCACGTGATCGACCGCTGCGTGCTGACCAGTTGGGCGCGCACGGCAGGCGCGACGGCGGTCATGGCCGGCGCGGTGTGGAGCGTGTCGCTGCTGCTTCCCGCCGGGCCGCACGGGTGGGGCGTGACGGCGCTGCACCTGCTGGTGCTCGTGGGTGTGGGCGGGGCTGTGGTGGCGGGTCTGGCGCGGGTGATGGGGATGGCGGAGCTGGGGTGGGCGATGGGGCGTGCGGCGTGA
- a CDS encoding entericidin A/B family lipoprotein, whose product MRDQNFRIIIGTAALALMLAALTGCNTIEGAGRDLKAVGEGISEAASDLNPSQ is encoded by the coding sequence ATGCGGGATCAGAATTTTCGCATCATCATCGGAACCGCCGCGCTCGCCCTGATGCTGGCGGCGCTGACCGGCTGCAACACCATCGAGGGCGCTGGACGCGACCTCAAGGCCGTGGGCGAAGGAATCTCCGAGGCGGCCTCGGACCTCAATCCATCCCAGTGA
- a CDS encoding DUF488 domain-containing protein: protein MLNRHRAILSLLLESGGEADHRPVTKWAFILRHESTTGGGPAFYQFLPYKYGPFSFCLFQEMAALARDGFVTEKDHRWTLTDAGRKAANTTQPDVRRDIRRIVQSHTKSTRKETDDHLIDYVYKKYPWYTVNSEIRQLASRRRGEVAVYTAGYEGLLVDGFLNGLMDAGIVRLIDVRNNPVSRRYGFHKTTLRRLCSNVGIEYAHFPQLGITSDERQDLDRPGVRQSLFAEYARTTLEDEGDAIDEVARLVKDAPSVLVCMESCPSECHRFHLAKPVSTRTRLPIRHLELRA, encoded by the coding sequence ATGCTGAATCGCCATCGCGCCATTTTGTCACTCCTTCTCGAATCCGGAGGTGAGGCAGACCACCGACCGGTCACGAAGTGGGCCTTCATCCTGCGTCATGAGTCCACAACTGGCGGCGGTCCAGCGTTCTATCAGTTCCTGCCTTACAAGTACGGCCCGTTTTCCTTCTGTCTCTTTCAGGAAATGGCCGCGCTCGCTCGGGATGGGTTCGTGACAGAGAAGGATCACCGCTGGACGCTGACCGATGCCGGGAGGAAGGCCGCGAACACTACTCAGCCGGACGTGCGGCGCGACATTCGGCGGATTGTGCAGTCGCACACCAAGAGCACTCGCAAGGAAACGGACGACCATCTGATCGACTACGTGTATAAGAAGTATCCTTGGTACACGGTCAACAGCGAGATTCGCCAGTTGGCATCGCGCAGACGCGGCGAGGTCGCTGTCTACACCGCCGGGTATGAGGGATTGCTCGTCGATGGCTTTCTCAATGGGCTGATGGATGCCGGGATCGTTCGACTGATCGACGTCCGCAACAATCCCGTCTCTCGTCGATACGGGTTCCACAAGACAACACTGAGACGCCTGTGTTCGAATGTTGGCATCGAGTACGCTCACTTTCCGCAACTCGGCATCACGAGCGATGAGCGCCAGGATCTTGATCGTCCGGGTGTTCGCCAATCGCTCTTTGCGGAGTATGCTCGCACAACACTTGAGGACGAGGGCGATGCGATCGATGAGGTGGCCCGCCTGGTCAAGGACGCGCCAAGCGTGCTCGTGTGCATGGAGTCATGCCCATCGGAGTGCCATCGATTCCATCTCGCCAAGCCCGTCTCAACTCGGACACGTCTCCCGATTCGGCATCTGGAGCTGCGGGCATGA
- a CDS encoding radical SAM protein: MTAFAMTENSMRDTRRATPPSFDPRLEPIAAKVDAGERLSLDDGRILFDTPDLWTVCDLAHRVRTRLHGDVTYYNVNRHLNYTNICALSCKFCAFHRKKGQDGAYEHSLDDIRAEARRAVEAGATEIHIVGGLHPWLPFEYYTDMMRTIREVAPHLHIKAFTAVEIVHLARISKRGKLKQDGIRAVLQDLKDAGLGSLPGGGAEVFDDRVHDEAYKGKIRSDEWLDVHRIAHELGLNTNATILYGHIESIEDRLHHMDLLRRAQDAALARLGYESDATGAITLTRPGAKLPSPTGRGAGGEGSSSTAPPASPAGYFQTIIPLPFFPDESELEHLPGPSGLDNLRTLAAARLMLDNFPHVKAFWIMQTLSMAQVMQQAGANDLDGTVVWYDITKLTQGVDGVATHQETTVWDLRKAIREAGFRPVERDTLYRPVVREGMAWRLEDPVPRFNNGIARLAGGWTAEEHRAFEEAIADCERIDPPTSC, encoded by the coding sequence ATGACCGCGTTCGCCATGACCGAGAACTCGATGCGCGACACCCGCCGGGCGACGCCCCCCTCCTTCGACCCCCGGCTGGAGCCGATCGCCGCCAAGGTGGACGCGGGCGAGCGACTGTCGCTCGACGACGGCCGCATCCTGTTCGACACGCCCGATCTGTGGACCGTGTGCGACCTGGCCCATCGCGTGCGCACGCGTCTGCATGGCGACGTGACGTACTACAACGTCAACCGGCACCTCAACTACACCAACATCTGCGCGCTGTCGTGCAAGTTCTGCGCCTTCCACCGCAAGAAGGGGCAGGACGGCGCCTACGAACACTCGCTGGATGACATCCGGGCCGAGGCGAGGCGGGCCGTGGAGGCCGGCGCCACCGAGATTCACATCGTCGGCGGGCTGCACCCGTGGCTGCCCTTCGAGTACTACACCGACATGATGCGCACCATCCGCGAGGTCGCGCCGCACTTGCACATCAAGGCCTTCACCGCGGTGGAGATCGTCCATCTGGCCCGCATCAGCAAGCGCGGCAAGTTGAAGCAGGACGGCATCCGGGCCGTGCTGCAGGATCTGAAGGATGCGGGCCTCGGCTCGCTGCCGGGCGGCGGGGCGGAAGTCTTCGACGACCGCGTGCATGACGAGGCGTACAAGGGCAAGATCCGCAGCGACGAGTGGCTGGATGTCCACCGCATCGCCCACGAACTGGGGCTGAACACCAACGCGACGATCCTGTACGGCCACATCGAGTCGATCGAGGATCGGCTGCATCACATGGACCTGCTGCGCCGGGCGCAGGATGCGGCGCTGGCGCGCCTCGGGTACGAGTCGGACGCGACCGGTGCGATCACGCTCACACGCCCCGGTGCGAAACTCCCCTCTCCCACGGGGAGAGGTGCTGGTGGCGAGGGTTCTTCGTCAACAGCCCCCCCCGCTTCCCCCGCCGGCTACTTCCAGACCATCATCCCCCTGCCGTTCTTCCCGGATGAGAGCGAACTGGAGCACCTGCCCGGTCCCAGCGGGCTGGACAACCTGCGCACGCTGGCGGCGGCGCGGCTGATGCTGGACAACTTCCCGCACGTGAAGGCATTCTGGATCATGCAGACGCTGTCAATGGCGCAGGTGATGCAGCAGGCGGGCGCCAACGACCTCGACGGCACGGTGGTGTGGTACGACATCACCAAGTTGACGCAGGGTGTGGATGGCGTGGCGACGCATCAGGAGACCACGGTGTGGGATCTGCGCAAGGCGATCCGCGAGGCGGGATTCCGCCCTGTGGAGCGCGACACGCTGTACCGGCCGGTGGTGCGCGAGGGGATGGCGTGGCGGTTGGAAGATCCGGTCCCTCGTTTCAACAACGGGATTGCACGACTGGCAGGTGGATGGACAGCCGAGGAACACAGGGCGTTCGAGGAGGCGATTGCTGATTGCGAGAGGATCGACCCACCCACATCGTGCTGA
- the fabD gene encoding ACP S-malonyltransferase, with product MSEQIAVLCPGQGAQAMGMGRTWAERSAAARRLFEQADAMLRVELGGALSDLCFNGPEERLNRTDISQPAIYACSIASWHGLIERGADWTIAAAAGLSLGEYTALHLAGVFDFETGLRLVATRGRLMQQAAEASKGGMVALIGADEHQAREICDAAARGEVLVPANFNAPGQIVLSGHASACERASQVASEKGFRATILKVAGAFHSPLMQPAADGLADALARVALTPPSTVVWSNVTAQPHLAGDMELLRTRLVEQLVNPVRWSQSCEALTARYTCECHELAPGTVLRGLMRRIDRNRKVTSHDEPDA from the coding sequence ATGAGCGAGCAGATCGCGGTGCTCTGCCCCGGCCAGGGGGCGCAGGCGATGGGCATGGGACGAACGTGGGCCGAACGGAGCGCCGCGGCCAGACGCCTCTTTGAGCAGGCCGACGCCATGCTTCGGGTGGAACTGGGAGGCGCCCTCTCCGACCTCTGCTTCAACGGGCCGGAAGAGCGTCTCAATCGCACGGACATCTCGCAGCCGGCGATCTATGCCTGCTCGATCGCCTCATGGCACGGACTGATCGAGCGTGGAGCGGATTGGACGATCGCCGCCGCCGCGGGCCTGTCGCTGGGCGAGTACACCGCACTGCACCTGGCGGGGGTATTCGACTTCGAGACCGGGCTGCGGCTGGTGGCGACCCGCGGACGGCTCATGCAGCAGGCGGCCGAGGCATCGAAGGGGGGCATGGTGGCCCTGATCGGGGCGGACGAGCATCAGGCCCGCGAGATCTGCGACGCCGCCGCCCGGGGCGAGGTGCTGGTGCCGGCGAACTTCAACGCACCGGGCCAGATCGTCCTGTCCGGGCACGCTTCCGCGTGCGAACGAGCGTCGCAAGTGGCTTCTGAAAAAGGGTTTAGAGCAACTATTCTCAAGGTGGCCGGGGCCTTTCACTCCCCGCTGATGCAGCCCGCGGCGGATGGTTTGGCCGACGCGCTGGCACGGGTGGCGCTCACGCCCCCTTCGACGGTGGTCTGGTCCAACGTGACCGCCCAGCCGCATCTGGCCGGGGACATGGAACTTCTCCGCACCCGCCTCGTCGAACAGTTGGTGAACCCCGTCCGATGGTCGCAGTCGTGCGAAGCCCTGACGGCGCGGTATACTTGTGAATGCCACGAGTTGGCCCCCGGAACGGTTCTCCGCGGGTTGATGCGACGGATCGACCGCAACAGAAAGGTCACGAGCCATGATGAACCGGATGCCTGA
- a CDS encoding beta-propeller fold lactonase family protein: MRPVIRLAFGLLLASVAASSAAQSPGTGMPIEKHDKPAAGKGIEGVTGTLIVLNKSEASASLIDLASGVEMKRVPTGVGPHEVAVSPDGKTAVVANYGEGQPGQTLSVIDLTTGTLTKMIDLEKYRRPHGIVFLPDGERVVVTAEAEQMLLVVHVGKGEVERAIGTEARVSHMAALSPDATRAFVANIGSHSMTVIDLEKGERLGQVSTGPEAEGIDVSPDGSQVWVSNRRGNTVSVVDAKSLDVIATLDSPTFPIRLKFTPDGARVLVSNANSGDVAVFDARERREIRRIHMNEKPVDDTSDRLFTDQFGNSPVPVGILVLPGGTHAFVANTNADIVTVLDLRSMSISGRLKAGKQPDGLGYTPVTLKQ, encoded by the coding sequence ATGCGCCCCGTCATCCGTCTCGCATTCGGTCTGCTGCTCGCGTCAGTGGCTGCTTCGTCCGCCGCTCAGTCGCCCGGGACCGGCATGCCCATCGAGAAGCACGATAAGCCCGCCGCGGGAAAGGGGATCGAGGGCGTGACGGGAACGCTGATCGTGCTGAACAAGTCCGAGGCCAGCGCCTCGCTGATCGACCTGGCCAGCGGCGTGGAGATGAAGCGCGTGCCGACCGGGGTCGGGCCCCACGAGGTGGCCGTATCGCCCGATGGAAAGACCGCCGTGGTGGCCAACTACGGCGAGGGTCAGCCGGGCCAGACCCTCAGCGTCATTGACCTGACCACCGGCACGCTGACGAAGATGATCGACCTGGAGAAGTACCGTCGTCCGCACGGCATCGTGTTCCTGCCGGACGGGGAGCGCGTGGTCGTCACCGCGGAGGCGGAGCAGATGCTGCTGGTGGTCCATGTCGGGAAGGGCGAGGTGGAGCGCGCCATCGGCACCGAGGCAAGGGTGAGCCACATGGCGGCGCTCTCGCCCGACGCCACGCGCGCGTTCGTGGCCAACATCGGATCGCATTCGATGACCGTGATTGACCTGGAGAAAGGCGAGCGCCTTGGCCAGGTGTCCACCGGCCCGGAGGCGGAAGGCATCGACGTGTCGCCCGACGGCTCGCAGGTGTGGGTGAGCAATCGCCGGGGCAACACCGTGAGCGTGGTGGACGCCAAGTCGCTGGACGTGATCGCGACGCTCGACTCGCCGACCTTCCCGATCCGCCTGAAGTTCACTCCCGACGGCGCCAGGGTGCTGGTCTCCAACGCCAACTCGGGCGACGTGGCGGTCTTCGACGCCAGGGAGCGCCGTGAGATCAGGCGCATTCACATGAACGAGAAACCCGTGGATGACACAAGCGACCGTCTCTTCACCGATCAGTTCGGCAACAGCCCGGTGCCCGTGGGCATTCTGGTGCTGCCGGGGGGCACGCATGCCTTTGTGGCCAACACCAACGCCGACATCGTGACGGTGCTCGACCTGCGCAGCATGTCGATCTCCGGGCGGCTCAAGGCGGGCAAGCAGCCGGACGGGCTGGGGTATACGCCTGTCACGCTGAAGCAGTGA
- a CDS encoding PEP-CTERM sorting domain-containing protein (PEP-CTERM proteins occur, often in large numbers, in the proteomes of bacteria that also encode an exosortase, a predicted intramembrane cysteine proteinase. The presence of a PEP-CTERM domain at a protein's C-terminus predicts cleavage within the sorting domain, followed by covalent anchoring to some some component of the (usually Gram-negative) cell surface. Many PEP-CTERM proteins exhibit an unusual sequence composition that includes large numbers of potential glycosylation sites. Expression of one such protein has been shown restore the ability of a bacterium to form floc, a type of biofilm.), with product MKKSVFAASAAACVVALGASAGNPLNIVRYDVINAARSGFGGWAHTYNGTITDTGSGSANGISFTRADYTGGSGTLNDGSPGTSPGDTQLFANNAFARPVITLYLDGMYTFKDITLFSFDSGNSIPGCIASFDVTIAGQTATFVSTHITTNDEWVQITGSSLDGLADNKVILSNFVHDGRNNGLSELFCIGEVVINGNVVPAPGALALLGLAGFAALRRRRA from the coding sequence ATGAAGAAGTCAGTTTTCGCGGCGTCCGCCGCGGCGTGCGTGGTTGCCTTGGGCGCGTCGGCCGGCAACCCGCTGAACATCGTCCGCTACGATGTGATCAACGCCGCACGGTCCGGCTTCGGCGGCTGGGCCCACACGTACAACGGCACCATCACCGACACGGGCTCAGGCAGCGCCAACGGCATCAGCTTCACCCGCGCCGACTACACGGGCGGCTCCGGCACGCTGAACGACGGCAGCCCCGGCACCAGCCCCGGCGACACCCAGCTGTTCGCCAACAACGCCTTCGCCAGGCCTGTGATCACCCTGTATCTGGACGGCATGTACACCTTCAAGGACATCACGCTGTTCAGTTTCGACAGCGGCAACAGCATTCCGGGCTGCATCGCCAGCTTCGACGTGACCATCGCCGGGCAGACGGCCACCTTCGTCAGCACGCACATCACCACGAATGACGAGTGGGTGCAGATCACCGGCTCGTCGCTCGACGGTCTGGCGGACAACAAGGTGATCCTGTCCAACTTCGTTCACGACGGTCGGAACAACGGGCTGTCCGAGCTGTTCTGCATCGGCGAAGTGGTGATCAACGGCAACGTGGTGCCCGCGCCGGGCGCGCTGGCCCTGCTGGGGCTGGCCGGTTTCGCGGCGCTTCGTCGTCGTCGGGCTTGA